The proteins below come from a single Desulfitobacterium metallireducens DSM 15288 genomic window:
- the mreC gene encoding rod shape-determining protein MreC, with product MVLIFFLILGVLVSIRFTGIGNNFPNPIGGALHRVLSPVEGTLLQVGNGIRNNTRAIWNFRSVEAENEQLRQRVEQLTGDNLELKEQVLAGMRFNALDEGVFNSPTLSKYEKKGASITNRNPTAWYQTITLNRGSDDGVSVNNPVIAQYGLVGKIVAVTSSTSEVLMITDGEGKVSALVRGSTGVATFGIVEGTYKRTSRLDAKGNLQMLFRREDNVNIGDLVLTSGLGGVYPKDLPIGKIEQIQLDSSGLLKTAYIKPLEDFDSLEEVYIVKKPEGQ from the coding sequence ATGGTTCTCATCTTCTTTCTGATTTTAGGAGTACTGGTCAGTATTCGCTTTACAGGAATTGGAAATAACTTTCCTAATCCCATTGGCGGAGCTTTGCATCGCGTGTTAAGTCCTGTTGAAGGCACTTTGTTACAAGTGGGGAATGGAATTCGGAATAATACGCGTGCAATTTGGAATTTTCGAAGTGTAGAAGCGGAAAACGAGCAACTTCGGCAGAGGGTGGAACAACTCACAGGAGATAATTTAGAACTAAAAGAACAGGTGTTAGCCGGAATGAGGTTTAACGCGCTGGATGAGGGCGTTTTTAATAGCCCTACCTTGAGCAAATATGAGAAGAAGGGTGCGAGTATCACTAATCGTAACCCAACGGCATGGTATCAAACCATTACCTTAAACCGAGGGAGTGACGATGGGGTATCCGTTAATAATCCTGTAATTGCTCAGTATGGATTAGTGGGTAAGATCGTAGCCGTTACGTCTAGTACGAGCGAGGTTCTGATGATCACTGACGGGGAGGGGAAAGTTAGCGCCTTGGTACGAGGTAGTACGGGCGTTGCAACCTTTGGCATTGTCGAAGGGACCTATAAAAGGACTTCGCGGCTTGATGCAAAGGGAAATTTGCAAATGCTTTTTCGCCGTGAGGATAATGTTAATATTGGTGATCTTGTGCTTACATCAGGACTCGGCGGAGTCTATCCTAAGGATCTCCCTATCGGCAAGATTGAACAAATTCAACTCGATAGCTCTGGACTCTTGAAAACGGCCTATATCAAGCCACTGGAGGACTTTGACTCGCTTGAAGAAGTGTATATCGTGAAGAAACCGGAGGGGCAATAA
- a CDS encoding rod shape-determining protein, whose protein sequence is MMFGKDLGIDLGTANTLVYMRGKGVIVREPSVVAMDVEKKSPLAVGDKAKEMIGRTPSNIMAIRPLKDGVISDFNVTQKMLKYFISRALGTESPFGRPRVVICVPSGVTPVEERAVKEAALAAGAKEPIIMEEPMAAAIGAGLPVSEPTGNMIVDIGGGTTEVAVISLGGIVTSRSIRVAGDEMDDAIVAHIKRRYNLMVGYRTAEDIKMEIGAAYKAEDGVQYTVRGRDLLTGLPKTIEVTAVEIQEALQEPVMAIVEAVKSCLEKTPPELAADIMDRGIMMAGGGSLLRNLDLLIADETGMPVHLAEDPLSCVALGTGMVLENAEILRRIAALQKA, encoded by the coding sequence ATGATGTTTGGAAAAGACCTGGGAATTGATTTAGGAACGGCGAATACGTTGGTATATATGCGCGGAAAGGGTGTTATCGTCCGTGAACCTTCCGTTGTCGCGATGGATGTCGAAAAGAAAAGTCCACTGGCCGTTGGGGATAAGGCGAAAGAGATGATTGGTAGGACACCGAGTAATATCATGGCGATCCGCCCTTTAAAAGATGGAGTCATCTCTGATTTTAATGTCACTCAAAAAATGCTGAAATATTTTATTTCGCGCGCTTTGGGGACGGAATCGCCTTTTGGTCGTCCTCGAGTTGTGATCTGTGTTCCTTCAGGGGTGACTCCTGTAGAAGAACGAGCAGTTAAAGAAGCGGCTTTAGCAGCTGGCGCGAAAGAACCGATCATAATGGAAGAACCTATGGCTGCAGCGATTGGAGCAGGGCTTCCGGTGAGCGAACCTACAGGAAATATGATCGTGGATATCGGCGGAGGGACAACAGAAGTCGCAGTTATTTCTCTTGGAGGAATTGTTACGAGCCGTTCCATTCGGGTTGCAGGGGATGAAATGGACGATGCAATTGTTGCTCATATTAAACGTCGATACAATTTGATGGTTGGCTATCGAACGGCTGAGGATATTAAGATGGAAATTGGGGCGGCCTACAAGGCGGAAGATGGAGTTCAGTATACTGTTCGCGGCCGAGACCTTCTTACGGGATTACCCAAGACGATTGAAGTTACTGCGGTGGAGATCCAAGAAGCACTCCAAGAGCCGGTGATGGCGATTGTCGAGGCAGTTAAATCTTGTTTAGAAAAAACGCCTCCAGAATTGGCGGCTGATATTATGGATCGTGGAATTATGATGGCAGGCGGAGGATCGCTGCTCCGAAATCTGGATCTTTTGATTGCTGATGAGACGGGAATGCCTGTCCATTTGGCCGAAGATCCACTCTCTTGTGTTGCTCTTGGCACAGGAATGGTTTTAGAAAATGCTGAAATTCTCCGCAGGATCGCAGCTTTGCAAAAAGCATAA
- the radC gene encoding RadC family protein, giving the protein MDYRRLKDLPEDVLPRERLFQFGPEILSNKEILAILLRTGLKGENVLEFANRLLTEAGGLAGLARMSVHDLTQLHGLGQAKASELKAALELGRRSVSSDPATRPVINSPQDIAHLVMEEMRYLDREHFRIVSLSTKNHVLGISSISVGSLNSSLVHPRECFKEAIRRNSNAIILLHNHPSGDPTPSREDIDVTRRLADGGQILGIEVLDHVIIGDNRYISLKERGIL; this is encoded by the coding sequence ATGGATTATCGCCGCTTAAAGGACCTACCCGAGGATGTACTTCCCCGTGAACGCTTATTCCAGTTTGGTCCCGAGATACTCTCAAATAAAGAGATCTTGGCTATTCTTCTCCGCACAGGCTTAAAAGGGGAAAATGTTCTTGAGTTCGCAAATCGGCTTCTTACTGAAGCAGGAGGCTTGGCAGGGTTAGCACGGATGAGCGTTCATGATTTAACGCAACTTCACGGACTGGGTCAGGCTAAAGCCTCTGAATTAAAAGCAGCTCTAGAACTGGGACGTCGTTCCGTGTCTTCCGATCCGGCGACTCGTCCGGTTATTAATTCTCCGCAGGATATCGCCCATCTGGTCATGGAAGAGATGCGTTATCTTGACCGAGAGCATTTTCGAATTGTGAGTTTATCGACAAAAAATCATGTGTTGGGGATTAGCTCAATTTCGGTTGGGTCACTCAACTCATCCCTAGTGCATCCAAGAGAATGCTTTAAAGAGGCGATTCGTCGAAATTCCAACGCCATTATCCTCTTGCATAATCATCCGAGTGGAGACCCCACACCGAGCCGCGAAGATATTGATGTGACGCGACGGTTAGCCGATGGGGGCCAAATCTTGGGAATTGAAGTTCTCGATCACGTGATAATTGGCGATAATCGGTACATAAGCCTTAAAGAACGAGGCATATTATAA
- a CDS encoding Maf family protein, which produces MLVLASTSPRRAMLLEEGGFTFVTLKADVSEELPSEIKPEDGVKALALRKAVAGQKAWIEAGGSAEDIILGADTIVALDSQILGKPVDPREAQVMLQQLSGRHHDVYTGVALVNGTGCQENEALRTQVYFRPLTLEEIQTYIATGEPMDKAGAYAIQGGARKFVKQYEGSLSNVIGLPMEYVSERLRAWGIEQEDIALREVNDGLSPLKGPTRGCTSP; this is translated from the coding sequence ATGTTGGTCTTAGCCTCGACGTCACCGCGACGTGCGATGCTACTCGAAGAAGGGGGGTTTACCTTCGTCACTCTTAAAGCAGATGTGTCAGAAGAACTTCCCTCTGAAATTAAGCCTGAGGATGGAGTTAAAGCGCTGGCGTTACGCAAGGCCGTGGCGGGTCAAAAGGCTTGGATAGAGGCAGGCGGTTCTGCAGAAGATATTATTCTGGGGGCAGATACAATTGTTGCCTTAGATTCTCAGATTCTCGGAAAACCAGTTGATCCCAGAGAAGCTCAAGTCATGCTCCAGCAACTGAGCGGTCGACACCATGACGTCTATACAGGAGTGGCGCTTGTGAATGGAACGGGGTGTCAGGAAAATGAGGCGCTTCGGACCCAAGTTTATTTCCGTCCACTTACTTTGGAAGAAATCCAAACCTATATTGCAACAGGGGAACCTATGGATAAGGCAGGGGCTTATGCTATCCAAGGTGGGGCGAGGAAATTCGTGAAACAGTACGAAGGATCTTTGAGTAACGTTATTGGATTGCCCATGGAATATGTGAGTGAGAGACTGAGAGCGTGGGGGATTGAGCAGGAAGACATCGCCCTTCGCGAGGTGAATGATGGATTATCGCCGCTTAAAGGACCTACCCGAGGATGTACTTCCCCGTGA
- a CDS encoding DUF4321 domain-containing protein codes for MPASRNNSGAGRTVILILSGAALGTLIGFGLEKYGIFTPFLRPAVIDFPSHTYLDFFFLSLSFGFRLNINFATILGALSGYYLSRKW; via the coding sequence ATGCCGGCAAGTCGCAATAATTCGGGAGCAGGCCGAACCGTTATTCTTATCTTGAGTGGAGCTGCTCTTGGAACGTTGATTGGCTTTGGACTCGAAAAGTATGGGATTTTCACCCCGTTTCTTCGACCAGCAGTCATTGACTTTCCTTCGCACACCTATTTAGATTTTTTCTTTCTCTCCCTTTCATTTGGTTTTAGATTAAATATTAACTTTGCCACCATCTTGGGGGCACTTAGCGGGTATTATCTCTCAAGGAAGTGGTAG
- a CDS encoding APC family permease, which produces MLRYFKRFLIGKPMNTAQLMHQRLTKKKALAVFSSDALSSVAYATEEILLVLTLAGTVALPYSLPIAAAIIALLAILVLSYRQTIFAYPSGGGAYIVAKDNLGTTPGLVAGASLFIDYILTVAVSTAAGVAAITSAFPSLHNHKILIALIFIWLLTLLNLRGITESATIFSLPTYIFIGSILLLLVTGIVKFSMYGRPPMPVMPATALPSGISLFLILRAFSAGCTALTGVEAISNGVPAFKHPESKNAAITLVTMAGIIVVLFGGITFLANVNHIIPSPTETVVSQIAATVFGRNFFYYLIQVSTAIILFLAANTSFAGFPLLTSILAQDGFLPRRLSMRGDRLVYSNGIITLAALASLLVIIFKGEVHALIPLYAVGVFLSFTLSQGGMVKRWIRQKHSGWRLHAFINGTGTVVTGIVLIVIAITKFTSGAWTVIVLIPCLVLLFRKIRVHYQIMTQELAYHGEPLEKTTRQKIIIPIASLTRVVAHTIDYARTFSPDIVAVHVAVDEEKAEKLKMKWAELEPDIPLVVLPSPYRALLTPMLNFINEYEAQTGPGELITVLVPEFVTRKWWQYFLHNQTGLHLKAVLLLRKDIVVASVPIHIPH; this is translated from the coding sequence TTGTTAAGGTATTTTAAACGCTTTCTTATTGGTAAACCCATGAATACTGCCCAATTGATGCATCAACGGTTAACGAAGAAAAAAGCTTTAGCGGTATTTTCTTCGGATGCTTTATCTTCGGTTGCTTATGCTACAGAAGAAATCCTCTTAGTTCTCACATTAGCAGGTACAGTGGCTCTGCCCTATTCACTACCGATTGCGGCCGCAATTATCGCCTTACTCGCAATCCTCGTTCTTTCTTATCGGCAAACAATTTTTGCTTATCCTTCAGGGGGCGGAGCTTATATTGTCGCGAAGGACAATTTAGGAACAACACCTGGTCTGGTCGCTGGGGCATCTTTATTTATTGATTATATTTTGACGGTTGCGGTGAGTACCGCTGCTGGAGTTGCCGCAATTACATCAGCCTTTCCATCACTTCACAATCATAAAATTCTGATTGCACTCATCTTTATTTGGCTCTTAACCCTCTTAAATCTGAGAGGGATCACTGAATCTGCAACAATTTTCTCTTTACCCACTTATATTTTCATTGGAAGTATCCTGCTCTTACTAGTAACCGGCATTGTAAAATTTTCTATGTATGGTCGACCCCCAATGCCCGTAATGCCAGCCACCGCCCTACCGTCAGGAATCTCTCTATTTCTAATTTTGAGAGCCTTTTCGGCGGGCTGCACAGCCTTAACCGGGGTCGAGGCCATCAGTAATGGCGTACCTGCCTTTAAACACCCGGAATCAAAAAATGCAGCCATTACCCTGGTCACCATGGCCGGTATAATTGTGGTATTATTTGGTGGAATTACGTTTTTAGCAAACGTCAATCATATCATCCCCAGTCCCACCGAAACAGTCGTTTCCCAGATTGCAGCTACCGTTTTTGGCCGCAACTTCTTCTATTATCTTATTCAAGTAAGTACAGCAATTATTTTATTTCTTGCTGCGAATACAAGCTTCGCAGGGTTTCCCCTACTCACCTCAATCCTCGCGCAAGATGGATTTCTTCCCCGGCGATTATCGATGCGAGGTGACCGGTTAGTTTATTCGAATGGGATTATCACCTTGGCTGCGCTTGCCTCCCTTTTAGTCATTATTTTCAAAGGAGAAGTTCATGCCTTGATTCCTCTCTATGCTGTTGGTGTGTTCTTATCGTTTACCTTATCCCAAGGTGGAATGGTTAAACGATGGATTCGTCAAAAGCATTCAGGCTGGCGTTTACATGCATTCATCAATGGTACGGGTACGGTGGTTACAGGTATTGTTCTCATTGTTATTGCAATCACTAAATTTACAAGCGGTGCTTGGACTGTTATTGTCCTCATTCCTTGCCTTGTTCTGTTATTCCGAAAAATTCGTGTTCATTATCAGATCATGACCCAAGAATTGGCTTACCACGGCGAACCCTTGGAAAAAACAACCCGTCAAAAAATCATTATCCCGATAGCCAGCTTAACTCGAGTTGTAGCACACACCATTGACTACGCTCGGACTTTTTCTCCAGATATTGTAGCTGTTCACGTCGCTGTAGATGAAGAAAAGGCCGAAAAGCTCAAGATGAAGTGGGCAGAATTGGAGCCGGATATTCCCTTGGTTGTTCTCCCTTCACCCTACCGCGCTCTCTTAACCCCAATGCTCAACTTTATTAATGAGTACGAAGCACAAACGGGTCCCGGAGAATTAATTACGGTTTTAGTTCCCGAGTTCGTTACGCGTAAATGGTGGCAATATTTTTTGCATAATCAAACCGGGCTTCATCTTAAAGCGGTTTTATTACTAAGAAAAGATATCGTCGTCGCCAGTGTGCCTATCCATATACCGCACTGA
- a CDS encoding DegT/DnrJ/EryC1/StrS family aminotransferase, producing the protein MENHVIPFSPPDITEQEINAVVDVLKSGWITSGPKAALFEEKIKEYCAVENAMAVASNSQGMDLIFKVFEVSPDSEVITTPYTYVATSNTALHRGIKPTFVDLKKDSFFMDEEKLFDAINPKTKAIITVDIGGVPVDYDAIKAVLKAKNREDILLVSDSAHSFGAKYKGKRVGNQFDFHIFSFHAVKNLTTAEGGAITFDGDHGKENLKKIFKYTSLNGQSKDALSKMKAGAWKYDVLTDGLKCNMTDIAAAIGLVQLERYEQILQHRKKISNLYHQMFANKEWALLPFLEDGNTESSYHLYPLRIKGFTEEKRDKLIEDLAEMGIATNVHYTPIPMFTYYKQIGYSIKDYPNTFAQYENEITLPLYSILSLSDAEYIAENVIRMVEK; encoded by the coding sequence ATGGAAAATCATGTGATCCCTTTCTCGCCACCAGATATTACAGAGCAAGAGATTAATGCTGTCGTTGATGTATTAAAATCCGGTTGGATCACAAGTGGCCCTAAGGCTGCATTATTCGAGGAAAAAATAAAAGAGTACTGCGCCGTCGAGAATGCGATGGCAGTAGCAAGTAACTCTCAAGGTATGGACTTGATTTTTAAGGTCTTTGAGGTTTCACCTGACAGTGAGGTCATAACGACCCCTTATACTTATGTAGCAACTTCGAATACAGCACTCCATCGAGGAATTAAGCCCACCTTCGTCGATTTGAAGAAAGACAGTTTCTTTATGGATGAAGAAAAACTGTTTGATGCGATTAACCCAAAAACGAAGGCGATTATCACTGTGGATATCGGGGGCGTGCCCGTTGATTATGATGCGATTAAAGCGGTTTTAAAAGCTAAAAATCGTGAGGATATCTTATTGGTTTCGGATTCAGCTCATTCCTTTGGAGCGAAGTATAAAGGAAAGCGAGTTGGGAATCAGTTTGATTTCCACATTTTCTCCTTCCACGCGGTTAAGAACTTAACCACAGCTGAAGGGGGAGCTATTACTTTCGATGGAGATCATGGCAAAGAAAATTTGAAAAAGATCTTTAAGTATACTTCTCTAAATGGTCAATCGAAGGATGCCTTATCTAAAATGAAAGCTGGAGCTTGGAAATATGACGTTTTAACCGATGGACTAAAATGTAATATGACTGATATCGCAGCTGCGATTGGCTTAGTCCAACTTGAGCGTTATGAACAAATCCTTCAGCATCGAAAGAAAATCTCGAATCTTTATCATCAAATGTTTGCTAATAAAGAATGGGCTCTATTACCGTTTTTAGAAGACGGAAATACAGAGAGTTCCTACCACCTTTATCCTTTACGGATTAAAGGTTTCACAGAAGAAAAACGGGATAAACTAATCGAAGATTTAGCGGAGATGGGGATTGCCACGAACGTTCATTATACGCCCATCCCGATGTTCACCTACTATAAGCAAATTGGGTATTCCATTAAGGACTATCCCAATACTTTTGCCCAGTACGAAAATGAGATTACCTTACCCCTCTATTCCATCCTTTCTTTAAGTGATGCCGAGTATATAGCGGAGAATGTTATCCGGATGGTAGAAAAGTAA
- a CDS encoding redox-sensing transcriptional repressor Rex, with protein sequence MKTLKIPEATIIRLSVYSRYLTEVDRKGIITISSGDVAEGVGVSPAQVRKDLAYFGEFGTRGVGYNVKDLHHHILKILGLAQDWSVTLVGLGNLGLALTSYKGFRERGFIITSVFDNDPQKIGTTVNGVEVMPIEKLEEVVTANKTQIGIISVPSSVAQEIADKLVNSGVKAILNFAPGVLNVPPEVELRNVDLAVNLEVLTFNVGAQRF encoded by the coding sequence GTATATTCAAGATACTTGACGGAAGTTGATCGGAAAGGGATTATTACAATTTCTTCTGGTGATGTAGCGGAGGGTGTGGGCGTAAGCCCAGCTCAGGTTCGGAAAGACTTGGCCTATTTCGGTGAATTTGGAACACGGGGTGTGGGGTACAATGTAAAAGATCTTCACCACCACATCTTAAAAATTTTAGGACTTGCTCAAGATTGGAGTGTAACGCTAGTTGGCTTAGGAAACTTAGGCTTGGCACTCACTTCCTACAAGGGCTTTAGAGAACGTGGATTCATTATTACGAGTGTTTTCGATAATGATCCCCAAAAGATTGGGACAACGGTTAATGGCGTTGAAGTTATGCCGATTGAAAAGCTTGAGGAAGTTGTCACTGCAAATAAGACACAAATCGGAATTATTTCGGTACCTTCATCGGTGGCTCAGGAAATTGCTGATAAACTTGTGAATTCCGGAGTTAAGGCGATTCTCAACTTTGCTCCAGGCGTTCTGAATGTTCCCCCTGAAGTTGAACTTCGAAATGTAGACTTGGCTGTTAATCTAGAGGTGCTTACCTTTAATGTGGGAGCGCAAAGATTTTAA